The stretch of DNA CCCAAAGGAATGGCAACAATACCGACAATACTCCCTGCAATAAGATCCTGTCGTAATGAAGAAAGCTGATAACCTTGATAACGTCCTGTCCATTTCATTCATACAAACCTTCTTTTCCTTCTTCTTTAATGGAGCTTTTCTATCATTTAGTTCTCTTTCATAACTTCCAGCAGCGAAATGGCCTCAACCAAATGGTTGTTAAAAATTTGTCTTGCTACAGCAAGCAGATCTTTGATCAGAGGGTCCCGGAGAGAGTAGATGACAGAGGTCCCTTCCTTGGCACTGTTGACCAGATTCTTGGACCGCAAAACCGCCAGCTGCTGTGATACGGCTGATCCCTCAGACCCGAGCAGGGCTTGAAGCTCATTCACATTTCGCTCTCCCTCGCTCAGGACTTCAAGAATTCGAATACGCATCGGATGCGCAAGGGCCTTGAAGAATTCCGCTTTGAACTGCTGAATATTTGCATCCATGGGTTACACCTCTTTTCATTTGAT from Paenibacillus sp. CAA11 encodes:
- a CDS encoding ArsR/SmtB family transcription factor — encoded protein: MDANIQQFKAEFFKALAHPMRIRILEVLSEGERNVNELQALLGSEGSAVSQQLAVLRSKNLVNSAKEGTSVIYSLRDPLIKDLLAVARQIFNNHLVEAISLLEVMKEN